In Pelmatolapia mariae isolate MD_Pm_ZW linkage group LG13, Pm_UMD_F_2, whole genome shotgun sequence, a genomic segment contains:
- the LOC134640300 gene encoding peroxisomal membrane protein PEX13-like: protein MIFKIYRFGISYRLLHPCWLFCPAQDGAPGAPSSGPAVLPSIQQLLLPSYSLYGSSICGGYSLGGYRHTHLTLKTSPPADTNWASKEDDHVVARGEYDLTAASQEELSMRAGEMLNLAPKELQPRVRGWLLASVDGETTCSSQPTTLRSSAREETARPQI from the exons ATGATATTTAAG ATCTACAGATTTGGGATTAGCTACAGGCTCCTCCACCCCTGCTGGCTCTTCTGTCCTGCCCAGGATGGCGCCCCCGGTGCCCCCTCGTCAGGTCCAGCAGTCCTACCGTCCATCCAACAGCTCCTTCTCCCCTCTTACAGCCTCTATGGGAGCTCCATCTGTGGTGGCTACAGCCTGGgaggatacagacacacacacctcaccTTGAAGACGTCCCCCCCAGCAG ACACTAACTGGGCGAGCAAGGAGGACGACCACGTGGTGGCCAGAGGAGAATATGACTTGACAGCTGCTTCTCAGGAGGAGCTTTCTATGCGAGCTGGAGAGATGCTCAACCTCGCTCCTAAAG AGCTACAGCCCCGTGTGCGTGGCTGGCTCCTGGCCAGTGTGGACGGTGAGACCACATGCTCGTCCCAGCCAACTACGTTAAGATCCTCAGCAAGAGAAGAGACCGCCAGGCCACAGATATGA